A single window of Mangifera indica cultivar Alphonso chromosome 18, CATAS_Mindica_2.1, whole genome shotgun sequence DNA harbors:
- the LOC123201576 gene encoding protein PIN-LIKES 6-like isoform X2 gives MERWLSRMLVEHGAAAPGQSLISTIKIAVLPIAKVFTMCFLGFLMASKYVKILPASGRKLLNGLVFTLLLPCFIFSQLGQAITIRKMLEWWFIPVNVVLGSISGSLIGLVIAHIVRPPYPFFKFTIIHVGIGNIGNMPLVVLAALCRDQSNPFGDSDKCKTDGTAYISFGQWMLAPPPEGTFYPEEAVILPIKDTLKNATKTSEQVPLLNQELVPSDLCAPGRGKIADFFSWIYEKLKLKQILQPPIIASILAMVLGAIPFLKKLIFTSDAPLFFFTDSLLILGEATIPCILLALGGNLVDGPGSSKLGLRTTAAIVFGRLVLVPPAGLGIVMLADKLGFLPAGDKMFRFVLLLQHSMPTSVLSAAVANLRGCGKEAAGVLFWVHIFAVFSIAGWIVLFLNILF, from the exons ATGGAGCGGTGGTTATCGAGAATGTTGGTGGAGCATGGAGCAGCTGCGCCGGGGCAATCTTTGATTTCCACTATAAAGATTGCTGTTTTGCCTATTGCTAAAGTTTTTACTATGTGCTTTTTAGGGTTTCTTATGGCTTCTAAGTATGTGAAAATCTTGCCTGCTTCTGGGAGAAAGCTTTTGAATGGG TTGGTTTTTACACTGTTGCTTCCGTGCTTCATCTTTTCACAACTTGGGCAAGCTATTACCATTAGGAAAATGCTTGAGTG GTGGTTTATTCCTGTGAATGTTGTCTTGGGTAGCATATCAGGATCGTTAATTGGTTTAGTTATTGCTCATATCGTGCGTCCGCCATATCCCTTCTTCAAGTTTACAATTATACATGTTGGAATAG GAAACATCGGTAACATGCCACTGGTTGTGCTTGCTGCTTTATGTAGAGACCAGTCCAACCCTTTTGGTGACTCAGATAAATGTAAAACAGATGGGACTGCTTATATTTCATTTGGACAGTGG ATGTTGGCACCTCCTCCTGAAGGTACCTTTTATCCCGAGGAAGCAGTTATCCTTCCCATCAAGGACACTCTAAAAAATGCCACAAAAACGTCTGAGCAGGTTCCATTGCTGAACCAGGAGTTGGTACCATCAGATCTGTGTGCTCCAGGGAGAGGAAAG ATtgcagattttttttcttggatcTATGAAAAGTTGAAGCTGAAGCAAATCCTTCAACCCCCAATCATTGCTTCT ATTCTAGCCATGGTACTTGGTGCAATACCGTTCCTTAAGAAGTTGATATTTACAAGTGATGCCCCACTTTTCTTCTTTACAGACAGCCTTCTAATTCTTGG GGAAGCCACGATTCCATGCATTTTGTTGGCATTAGGAGGCAACCTTGTAGATG GACCTGGAAGTTCAAAACTTGGTTTGAGGACAACTGCCGCTATTGTTTTTGGAAGACTGGTGTTGGTTCCTCCTGCAGGACTTGGCATTGTAATGTTGGCTGATAAGCTTGGCTTCCTTCCTGCCGGAGATAAGATGTTCCGATTTGTCCTTCTCCTTCAGCACTCAATGCCCACATCCGTCCTTTCCG CTGCCGTTGCCAATTTAAGGGGTTGTGGAAAGGAGGCGGCCGGAGTATTATTCTGGGTTCATATATTTGCTGTTTTCTCAATTGCCGGATGGATTGTTCTCTTTCTCAACATACTCTTCTGA
- the LOC123201576 gene encoding protein PIN-LIKES 6-like isoform X1 translates to MERWLSRMLVEHGAAAPGQSLISTIKIAVLPIAKVFTMCFLGFLMASKYVKILPASGRKLLNGLVFTLLLPCFIFSQLGQAITIRKMLEWWFIPVNVVLGSISGSLIGLVIAHIVRPPYPFFKFTIIHVGIGNIGNMPLVVLAALCRDQSNPFGDSDKCKTDGTAYISFGQWVGAIILYTYVFQMLAPPPEGTFYPEEAVILPIKDTLKNATKTSEQVPLLNQELVPSDLCAPGRGKIADFFSWIYEKLKLKQILQPPIIASILAMVLGAIPFLKKLIFTSDAPLFFFTDSLLILGEATIPCILLALGGNLVDGPGSSKLGLRTTAAIVFGRLVLVPPAGLGIVMLADKLGFLPAGDKMFRFVLLLQHSMPTSVLSAAVANLRGCGKEAAGVLFWVHIFAVFSIAGWIVLFLNILF, encoded by the exons ATGGAGCGGTGGTTATCGAGAATGTTGGTGGAGCATGGAGCAGCTGCGCCGGGGCAATCTTTGATTTCCACTATAAAGATTGCTGTTTTGCCTATTGCTAAAGTTTTTACTATGTGCTTTTTAGGGTTTCTTATGGCTTCTAAGTATGTGAAAATCTTGCCTGCTTCTGGGAGAAAGCTTTTGAATGGG TTGGTTTTTACACTGTTGCTTCCGTGCTTCATCTTTTCACAACTTGGGCAAGCTATTACCATTAGGAAAATGCTTGAGTG GTGGTTTATTCCTGTGAATGTTGTCTTGGGTAGCATATCAGGATCGTTAATTGGTTTAGTTATTGCTCATATCGTGCGTCCGCCATATCCCTTCTTCAAGTTTACAATTATACATGTTGGAATAG GAAACATCGGTAACATGCCACTGGTTGTGCTTGCTGCTTTATGTAGAGACCAGTCCAACCCTTTTGGTGACTCAGATAAATGTAAAACAGATGGGACTGCTTATATTTCATTTGGACAGTGG GTTGGTGCAATCATCCTGTATACATACGTATTCCAGATGTTGGCACCTCCTCCTGAAGGTACCTTTTATCCCGAGGAAGCAGTTATCCTTCCCATCAAGGACACTCTAAAAAATGCCACAAAAACGTCTGAGCAGGTTCCATTGCTGAACCAGGAGTTGGTACCATCAGATCTGTGTGCTCCAGGGAGAGGAAAG ATtgcagattttttttcttggatcTATGAAAAGTTGAAGCTGAAGCAAATCCTTCAACCCCCAATCATTGCTTCT ATTCTAGCCATGGTACTTGGTGCAATACCGTTCCTTAAGAAGTTGATATTTACAAGTGATGCCCCACTTTTCTTCTTTACAGACAGCCTTCTAATTCTTGG GGAAGCCACGATTCCATGCATTTTGTTGGCATTAGGAGGCAACCTTGTAGATG GACCTGGAAGTTCAAAACTTGGTTTGAGGACAACTGCCGCTATTGTTTTTGGAAGACTGGTGTTGGTTCCTCCTGCAGGACTTGGCATTGTAATGTTGGCTGATAAGCTTGGCTTCCTTCCTGCCGGAGATAAGATGTTCCGATTTGTCCTTCTCCTTCAGCACTCAATGCCCACATCCGTCCTTTCCG CTGCCGTTGCCAATTTAAGGGGTTGTGGAAAGGAGGCGGCCGGAGTATTATTCTGGGTTCATATATTTGCTGTTTTCTCAATTGCCGGATGGATTGTTCTCTTTCTCAACATACTCTTCTGA
- the LOC123201349 gene encoding uncharacterized protein LOC123201349 isoform X1, with the protein MDSDSQRIFQQVPLSIAHDHVEGDLVVDHSIQPATCTVCRRILAPTNESIDDLETFSLCGDCKFLLLEDVGMVTQDSHQRLPPRRRSTRYSSTESIETLFLQMINSARQNQSPISGHQDQFLDGGTTTRSFRRSSARSTPSDSRRWRRVLSDGYDNLDSLYGDTESNVSFGCYRFFHGESDGISFSAYGGDSDASLDGHSFLDTDMFIQPEDGSIFGSDIDIDPMHAGMNLQWNSDDPEEEEEEEEEDDEEEEEDDEGEEADVEEDTAESTVVTTQLRNIFNSSPSESNGSVNRHRLFQSPESQVVFHLRIREARQRLTRNIFGNLGESELHPYIGNYGDNLDARGFDELLEHLAETANSRRGAPPAAMSFVNSLPCVIINEEHVKHDNLACAICKDVIPISTKVIQLPCLHLYHQPCIVPWLNARNSCPLCRYELPTDDKEYKEGKQNISSRIEIREMRQQDANEDSSSEASNEAEAFEVYQLGSQYIDSNVCNSNNESGRGRWFLFAAAPIVSLAGIVLALWLGNPMTAARRLSVNQPQINVPGSAPANQRENRSRRWWSPF; encoded by the coding sequence ATGGATTCAGACTCTCAAAGAATATTCCAGCAAGTGCCACTGTCCATTGCCCATGACCATGTGGAGGGTGATTTAGTAGTTGACCATTCTATTCAGCCAGCCACATGTACAGTGTGCAGAAGGATCCTAGCACCTACCAATGAATCAATTGATGATCTTGAAACTTTTAGCTTGTGTGGGGACTGTAAATTTTTACTTCTTGAAGATGTTGGGATGGTTACACAAGACTCTCATCAGAGGCTACCACCTAGAAGAAGAAGTACAAGGTATAGTAGTACTGAGTCAATTGAAACTCTTTTCTTACAGATGATTAATTCGGCAAGACAAAACCAATCCCCCATCTCTGGGCATCAGGATCAATTTTTAGATGGTGGTACTACTACAAGGTCATTTCGTCGTTCAAGTGCTCGTTCAACTCCAAGTGATTCTAGAAGATGGCGTCGGGTTCTATCTGATGGTTATGATAATTTGGATTCTCTTTACGGGGATACTGAATCAAATGTAAGTTTTGGCTGCTATAGATTTTTTCATGGTGAAAGTGATGGCATTTCTTTTAGCGCTTATGGAGGTGATTCTGATGCATCTTTGGACGGACATAGTTTCCTGGATACTGACATGTTTATTCAGCCAGAAGATGGAAGCATTTTTGGTAGTGACATTGACATTGATCCAATGCATGCCGGTATGAACCTGCAATGGAACTCAGATGAccctgaagaagaagaagaagaggaagaagaggatgatgaagaggaagaagaggatgaTGAAGGGGAAGAAGCTGATGTTGAGGAAGATACTGCTGAATCTACTGTAGTCACAACTCAACTGAGAAACATTTTCAATTCAAGTCCTAGTGAAAGCAATGGCTCTGTTAATCGGCATAGGCTGTTTCAGTCTCCCGAATCTCAGGTTGTCTTTCATTTGAGGATTAGAGAAGCTAGACAAAGATTAACCCGTAATATATTTGGTAACTTAGGGGAATCAGAATTACATCCATACATTGGGAATTATGGGGATAATCTTGACGCAAGAGGCTTTGACGAACTGCTTGAGCATCTTGCTGAGACTGCCAACTCCAGAAGAGGAGCACCTCCTGCAGCCATGTCTTTTGTAAATAGTCTGCCTTGTGTGATCATTAATGAGGAACACGTTAAGCATGACAATCTAGCCTGTGCAATCTGCAAGGATGTCATACCTATCAGCACTAAAGTAATCCAGCTTCCTTGCCTTCACCTATATCATCAGCCCTGTATAGTGCCATGGTTGAATGCACGGAATTCATGCCCTCTTTGTCGGTACGAGCTTCCAACTGATGATAAGGAATACAAGGAGGGGAAGCAGAACATCAGCAGTAGAATAGAGATTCGTGAAATGAGGCAGCAGGATGCAAATGAGGACAGTTCATCTGAAGCATCCAATGAAGCTGAAGCTTTCGAAGTTTATCAACTGGGTTCACAATATATAGATTCGAATGTCTGTAACTCCAACAATGAAAGCGGTAGGGGAAGATGGTTTCTTTTTGCGGCTGCTCCGATTGTCAGTCTTGCTGGTATTGTTCTTGCACTGTGGTTGGGCAATCCAATGACTGCTGCCAGAAGACTGTCAGTGAATCAGCCTCAAATAAACGTTCCTGGGTCCGCCCCTGCAAATCAAAGGGAGAACAGAAGCAGGAGATGGTGGTCTCCCTTCTAA
- the LOC123201349 gene encoding uncharacterized protein LOC123201349 isoform X2 produces the protein MVTQDSHQRLPPRRRSTRYSSTESIETLFLQMINSARQNQSPISGHQDQFLDGGTTTRSFRRSSARSTPSDSRRWRRVLSDGYDNLDSLYGDTESNVSFGCYRFFHGESDGISFSAYGGDSDASLDGHSFLDTDMFIQPEDGSIFGSDIDIDPMHAGMNLQWNSDDPEEEEEEEEEDDEEEEEDDEGEEADVEEDTAESTVVTTQLRNIFNSSPSESNGSVNRHRLFQSPESQVVFHLRIREARQRLTRNIFGNLGESELHPYIGNYGDNLDARGFDELLEHLAETANSRRGAPPAAMSFVNSLPCVIINEEHVKHDNLACAICKDVIPISTKVIQLPCLHLYHQPCIVPWLNARNSCPLCRYELPTDDKEYKEGKQNISSRIEIREMRQQDANEDSSSEASNEAEAFEVYQLGSQYIDSNVCNSNNESGRGRWFLFAAAPIVSLAGIVLALWLGNPMTAARRLSVNQPQINVPGSAPANQRENRSRRWWSPF, from the coding sequence ATGGTTACACAAGACTCTCATCAGAGGCTACCACCTAGAAGAAGAAGTACAAGGTATAGTAGTACTGAGTCAATTGAAACTCTTTTCTTACAGATGATTAATTCGGCAAGACAAAACCAATCCCCCATCTCTGGGCATCAGGATCAATTTTTAGATGGTGGTACTACTACAAGGTCATTTCGTCGTTCAAGTGCTCGTTCAACTCCAAGTGATTCTAGAAGATGGCGTCGGGTTCTATCTGATGGTTATGATAATTTGGATTCTCTTTACGGGGATACTGAATCAAATGTAAGTTTTGGCTGCTATAGATTTTTTCATGGTGAAAGTGATGGCATTTCTTTTAGCGCTTATGGAGGTGATTCTGATGCATCTTTGGACGGACATAGTTTCCTGGATACTGACATGTTTATTCAGCCAGAAGATGGAAGCATTTTTGGTAGTGACATTGACATTGATCCAATGCATGCCGGTATGAACCTGCAATGGAACTCAGATGAccctgaagaagaagaagaagaggaagaagaggatgatgaagaggaagaagaggatgaTGAAGGGGAAGAAGCTGATGTTGAGGAAGATACTGCTGAATCTACTGTAGTCACAACTCAACTGAGAAACATTTTCAATTCAAGTCCTAGTGAAAGCAATGGCTCTGTTAATCGGCATAGGCTGTTTCAGTCTCCCGAATCTCAGGTTGTCTTTCATTTGAGGATTAGAGAAGCTAGACAAAGATTAACCCGTAATATATTTGGTAACTTAGGGGAATCAGAATTACATCCATACATTGGGAATTATGGGGATAATCTTGACGCAAGAGGCTTTGACGAACTGCTTGAGCATCTTGCTGAGACTGCCAACTCCAGAAGAGGAGCACCTCCTGCAGCCATGTCTTTTGTAAATAGTCTGCCTTGTGTGATCATTAATGAGGAACACGTTAAGCATGACAATCTAGCCTGTGCAATCTGCAAGGATGTCATACCTATCAGCACTAAAGTAATCCAGCTTCCTTGCCTTCACCTATATCATCAGCCCTGTATAGTGCCATGGTTGAATGCACGGAATTCATGCCCTCTTTGTCGGTACGAGCTTCCAACTGATGATAAGGAATACAAGGAGGGGAAGCAGAACATCAGCAGTAGAATAGAGATTCGTGAAATGAGGCAGCAGGATGCAAATGAGGACAGTTCATCTGAAGCATCCAATGAAGCTGAAGCTTTCGAAGTTTATCAACTGGGTTCACAATATATAGATTCGAATGTCTGTAACTCCAACAATGAAAGCGGTAGGGGAAGATGGTTTCTTTTTGCGGCTGCTCCGATTGTCAGTCTTGCTGGTATTGTTCTTGCACTGTGGTTGGGCAATCCAATGACTGCTGCCAGAAGACTGTCAGTGAATCAGCCTCAAATAAACGTTCCTGGGTCCGCCCCTGCAAATCAAAGGGAGAACAGAAGCAGGAGATGGTGGTCTCCCTTCTAA